The following proteins are encoded in a genomic region of Limosilactobacillus reuteri subsp. reuteri:
- a CDS encoding helix-turn-helix domain-containing protein, which yields MKFADKMKLYRRQKEWTQQDVAERLLISRKTISSWENGRSYPDIFMLVQISDLYHVSLDDLLREDHEMINNYKEEHTMNKRVDKIFVLCYFLNIIGAVVIVLKPILPFLSNYLPKPLFTIISFIIVSSLIILVSYADWSKIKNKPGFWITWLIITLLEVRLTFPINVPINDNGIGYICGALTGNILVALCLTCTVWLYPQFKKRKG from the coding sequence TTGAAATTTGCCGATAAAATGAAATTATATCGTCGTCAAAAAGAATGGACTCAGCAGGATGTCGCAGAACGATTATTGATCTCGCGTAAAACAATTTCTAGTTGGGAAAATGGTCGGAGTTATCCTGATATTTTTATGTTGGTTCAAATAAGTGATCTCTACCATGTTAGTTTGGATGATTTATTACGGGAGGATCATGAGATGATAAATAACTATAAAGAAGAGCACACTATGAATAAACGAGTAGATAAAATTTTTGTTCTTTGTTATTTTTTGAATATTATTGGCGCTGTAGTTATAGTATTAAAACCAATTTTACCTTTTTTAAGTAATTACTTACCAAAACCGCTATTTACGATTATTTCTTTTATTATTGTTTCTAGTCTTATAATATTAGTCAGTTATGCTGATTGGTCTAAAATAAAAAATAAGCCTGGATTTTGGATAACGTGGCTGATAATAACATTATTAGAAGTAAGGTTAACATTTCCAATCAATGTTCCAATAAATGACAATGGAATTGGATATATCTGTGGTGCATTAACAGGAAATATATTGGTAGCATTATGTTTAACTTGCACTGTCTGGCTATATCCACAGTTTAAAAAGCGAAAGGGTTGA
- a CDS encoding M13 family metallopeptidase yields the protein MAVNNELIKDDLYEAVNGEWLKTAKIPDDKPATGGFNDLVDEIDKQLMYDFDAYATGKEKSDDSRFNEMIKLYRLAKKFDWRKKVGPQPLKRMLASVENLNSYEDYQSQWKNWILAGMPSPISFDIDADMKNATVYALFASSPSLILPDKSYYEAEKKAQHDQLLQLWSSMVEALMDKLGYSKEEAKKIIDDAIKFDALLAPNVKSAEEAADYSKMYNPQTVAELASATDQLDIAAIIKQLVGEEPEKVIVTEPEYFKALNKILQGNFELFKNWALIRVIRENASYLDDEMREINGRYGRALSGSKKPVSQRKFAFYLARDMFSQVAGDYYGKKYFGPQAKADVHHMVEQMIKVYKGRLTNNQWLSKDTRDKAILKLDKLGIQVGYPDKIPALYDQFKVDEEESLIANLNQLTVTANKELFSRWNKPVDRMRWEMSAATVNAYYHPFKNIIVFPAAILQAPFYSLKQSSSQNYGGIGAVIAHEISHAFDNNGSLFDEFGNLNNWWTDEDSAHFKQLAQKMIEEFDGIPFAGQKVNGKLTVSENIADAGGLSCALEAAKTEADFNAQEFFINWATIWRMKATEQYMQLLLSIDVHAPQKLRANIQAENLDDFYTAFDIKPGNEMYRAPEDRVHIW from the coding sequence ATGGCAGTGAATAACGAATTAATTAAAGACGACTTATACGAAGCAGTAAACGGGGAATGGCTAAAGACGGCGAAGATTCCTGATGATAAGCCAGCTACTGGGGGCTTCAATGACCTCGTTGATGAGATTGACAAGCAGCTGATGTATGACTTTGATGCCTATGCAACGGGGAAGGAAAAGTCTGATGATTCGCGGTTTAATGAGATGATTAAGCTATATCGCCTCGCTAAAAAGTTTGATTGGCGTAAGAAGGTTGGCCCGCAACCGCTTAAACGGATGTTAGCAAGTGTAGAAAATCTTAATTCATATGAAGATTACCAATCTCAATGGAAGAACTGGATTTTAGCAGGGATGCCTTCACCGATTAGTTTTGATATTGACGCTGATATGAAGAATGCGACTGTTTATGCTTTATTTGCCTCATCACCATCGCTTATTTTGCCTGATAAGAGCTACTATGAAGCAGAAAAGAAGGCTCAGCACGATCAATTACTCCAATTGTGGTCTTCAATGGTGGAAGCCTTGATGGATAAGCTGGGGTATAGCAAAGAAGAAGCAAAAAAGATTATTGATGATGCAATCAAATTCGATGCCCTTCTTGCGCCAAATGTAAAGAGTGCTGAAGAAGCGGCTGATTATAGTAAGATGTATAATCCACAAACGGTTGCAGAACTAGCCAGTGCGACTGACCAACTTGATATTGCGGCAATAATTAAGCAGTTAGTTGGGGAAGAACCGGAAAAGGTAATTGTGACAGAACCAGAATATTTTAAGGCCCTGAATAAGATCTTACAAGGTAACTTTGAGCTCTTTAAAAACTGGGCATTAATTCGTGTTATTCGCGAAAATGCTAGTTACCTTGATGATGAAATGCGTGAAATCAATGGACGTTATGGTCGAGCACTTTCTGGAAGCAAGAAACCAGTTAGTCAGCGTAAATTTGCGTTCTATCTAGCACGTGACATGTTTAGCCAAGTAGCTGGGGATTATTATGGGAAGAAGTACTTTGGACCGCAAGCCAAGGCAGACGTGCACCATATGGTTGAGCAAATGATTAAAGTCTATAAGGGACGCTTGACCAATAATCAATGGCTTAGTAAGGATACCCGTGATAAGGCTATCCTCAAGCTTGATAAACTGGGCATTCAAGTTGGGTATCCAGATAAGATTCCTGCTCTTTATGATCAATTTAAGGTTGATGAAGAGGAATCTTTGATTGCAAACTTAAATCAATTAACAGTGACGGCTAATAAAGAATTATTCAGTCGTTGGAATAAACCTGTTGATCGGATGCGGTGGGAAATGAGTGCGGCCACAGTCAATGCTTACTACCACCCATTTAAGAATATCATTGTATTCCCAGCGGCAATCCTACAGGCACCGTTCTACTCGTTGAAACAAAGCAGCAGCCAAAATTATGGTGGAATTGGCGCAGTAATCGCCCATGAAATTTCTCACGCCTTTGACAACAACGGGTCATTATTTGATGAGTTTGGAAATCTTAATAACTGGTGGACAGATGAAGATTCTGCACACTTTAAGCAATTAGCTCAAAAGATGATTGAAGAATTTGATGGGATCCCATTTGCTGGTCAAAAGGTAAACGGGAAGCTCACGGTTTCTGAAAATATTGCCGATGCAGGAGGCCTCAGTTGTGCACTTGAAGCAGCAAAAACTGAAGCGGACTTCAATGCCCAAGAATTCTTTATTAACTGGGCAACTATTTGGCGAATGAAGGCAACGGAACAGTACATGCAATTACTGCTTTCAATTGATGTTCATGCACCGCAAAAATTACGTGCTAATATTCAAGCAGAAAATCTCGATGACTTCTACACAGCATTTGACATTAAGCCTGGGAATGAAATGTACCGGGCGCCAGAAGATCGGGTTCATATTTGGTAA
- a CDS encoding DUF2201 family putative metallopeptidase, whose translation MSLGDFLARLHQNDGSDNHVTSAQQIRKAIISILQKQRLFGEVLLQLPRENDLQLPAMMGLRWEDNHLVLVINPEKLVHVRNDELQSLLEHEALHLIWMHPLRYASYPHQDLVQIATDVAVNQYLTESPQGTVTLSQLEKVLRQKLMPKLDSQDYLNILEQLPAEQQEKLHQPGLNLNGSKQKENATADEVKTADTHNGWQEPKTSQQVSNQVVRLANIKRILNRSWKQTPQRDRGLLPGNVKAQLQKAHQTKIVDWRQVLRHQFGLIARGQVNSHARFNRRQPLRMDLPGKVTRLDPAVDIFVDNSGSVTDQEIVQTLTTLEKMLKKTKLTANVYSFDARVTAKQKLHDGKKLDFRRTGGGGTSFQCVFDYLHLHHLTKRNRIIIIITDGWGEERINNYHYQNVYWLMMTKANQLSVKEPPGRVLEMRG comes from the coding sequence ATGAGTTTAGGTGACTTCCTGGCACGGTTACATCAAAATGACGGAAGCGATAATCATGTAACGTCCGCACAACAGATTAGGAAGGCAATTATTAGCATCCTTCAAAAACAGCGCCTTTTCGGAGAAGTGTTATTACAACTTCCACGAGAGAATGATTTACAGTTACCCGCAATGATGGGATTGAGGTGGGAAGACAATCACCTTGTACTGGTTATTAATCCAGAAAAGTTAGTGCACGTTCGTAATGATGAACTTCAAAGCTTATTAGAACATGAAGCCCTTCACCTTATCTGGATGCATCCATTACGTTATGCTTCTTATCCTCATCAAGATTTAGTCCAGATTGCAACCGATGTAGCGGTAAACCAGTATTTAACTGAGTCACCCCAGGGAACAGTAACCCTTAGCCAATTGGAAAAGGTTCTTCGTCAAAAGCTAATGCCAAAATTAGATTCGCAGGATTATCTCAATATATTAGAACAGCTGCCTGCTGAACAACAAGAAAAACTACATCAGCCAGGCCTTAATTTGAATGGCAGCAAACAAAAGGAAAATGCAACGGCAGATGAGGTTAAAACAGCCGATACTCATAACGGCTGGCAGGAACCTAAGACAAGTCAACAGGTCAGCAATCAGGTCGTACGCTTAGCGAATATTAAGCGGATTTTGAATCGTTCTTGGAAGCAAACCCCGCAACGAGATCGCGGTTTATTACCAGGAAATGTAAAAGCACAGTTGCAAAAAGCGCACCAAACCAAAATAGTTGATTGGCGGCAGGTTCTTAGGCATCAGTTTGGGTTGATTGCACGAGGACAAGTTAATTCGCATGCTCGCTTTAATCGCCGGCAACCATTGCGAATGGATTTGCCTGGCAAAGTTACGAGATTGGATCCGGCTGTTGACATTTTTGTTGATAATTCCGGATCAGTCACCGATCAAGAAATCGTTCAAACACTAACGACGCTTGAAAAGATGCTTAAGAAAACGAAACTGACAGCTAACGTTTACTCGTTTGATGCCCGGGTGACTGCCAAGCAAAAACTACATGATGGTAAAAAACTTGATTTTAGACGAACTGGTGGCGGGGGTACAAGTTTTCAATGTGTTTTTGACTATCTCCATCTGCACCACCTAACTAAACGAAATCGCATAATTATCATTATTACTGATGGGTGGGGAGAGGAACGAATCAATAATTATCATTATCAAAATGTTTATTGGCTAATGATGACAAAGGCTAATCAATTATCAGTAAAAGAGCCACCGGGAAGAGTATTAGAAATGAGGGGATAA
- a CDS encoding AAA family ATPase codes for MALTYQQLLTAVPVVLDAGNVPNIVGDAGIGKSALVREIAANLNAALFTTVVSLSEKGDLAIPVPPLTSESFVETKNYGRLANVKFGYSETLVSIIKYAEAHPNQSIIWFLDEFNRGTQAVQSELMNLVLQRKINSLRLPSTVRIIIAENPDSTMTGFTDREYGVATGDAAIKDRTVRLVMTSSTAEWLKWAKTAGINDLVSAYLTQYPEQLLVIDPNNEDLAPTPRAWERVSRNLDQLQALDQKMQKELAADIFSGDLGDEVGVAFAQFVLAQGQELTVAILKDAKNGKEQFENADEATKIQVLRSWLSPKLASEEEAALFIKYLQLVSEDGQYAIVQTVGEDFIDLLQAMYEQAIKHPQGSVAQLYQYFAEVATRGDNR; via the coding sequence ATGGCGCTAACTTATCAACAACTATTAACGGCAGTTCCTGTTGTTCTTGATGCGGGTAATGTTCCGAATATTGTCGGGGATGCGGGCATCGGTAAATCTGCTTTAGTTCGTGAAATTGCTGCTAATCTGAATGCGGCATTATTTACTACGGTTGTCAGCTTAAGTGAAAAAGGAGACCTTGCAATTCCGGTTCCTCCCTTGACCAGCGAATCCTTTGTTGAAACGAAAAATTACGGTCGCCTTGCAAATGTGAAATTTGGTTACTCTGAAACTTTGGTCAGCATTATTAAGTATGCCGAAGCCCATCCTAATCAATCAATTATTTGGTTTTTAGATGAATTTAATCGCGGAACGCAAGCTGTTCAAAGTGAACTAATGAACCTTGTCCTTCAACGAAAGATTAATTCTTTGCGGTTGCCTTCCACAGTGCGGATCATTATTGCGGAGAATCCCGATTCTACGATGACAGGTTTTACCGATCGTGAATATGGTGTTGCGACTGGGGATGCTGCAATTAAAGATCGGACAGTTCGTTTAGTAATGACGAGTTCGACGGCTGAATGGTTAAAATGGGCCAAGACCGCTGGAATTAATGACCTTGTTTCCGCCTATCTTACGCAATACCCTGAACAATTATTAGTTATTGATCCGAACAATGAAGATTTGGCTCCCACGCCACGTGCTTGGGAAAGAGTTTCCCGCAATCTTGATCAATTACAGGCGTTAGATCAGAAAATGCAAAAAGAACTTGCTGCAGATATATTTAGTGGTGACTTAGGTGACGAAGTAGGGGTGGCCTTTGCTCAGTTTGTCCTTGCACAGGGTCAAGAGCTTACAGTAGCGATCTTGAAAGATGCTAAAAATGGCAAGGAGCAGTTTGAAAATGCTGATGAAGCAACCAAAATTCAAGTATTACGGTCATGGCTCAGTCCTAAGTTGGCATCTGAAGAAGAGGCAGCTCTATTTATTAAGTATCTCCAATTAGTTAGTGAGGATGGTCAGTATGCGATTGTTCAAACAGTTGGTGAAGATTTCATTGACCTCTTGCAAGCAATGTATGAACAAGCCATCAAACATCCCCAAGGCTCTGTAGCGCAACTTTATCAATATTTTGCGGAGGTTGCGACGCGTGGTGATAATCGATGA
- a CDS encoding DNA-3-methyladenine glycosylase, with the protein MLTKYQQFFTGRPTVEIAKDLLGKLVKYQTKSGIIGGYIVETEAYLGEKDSASHAFNGRRTGYSESLYGMPGNIYLYQIRGHYCFDIVVQDAEEPQGILLRGIEPALNIDKMIENRHMSGVNITNGPGKLVQALGIHSRDLDGQPMETSPLTVDLHNYKIPGEIAISARIGVNLKGKDGLSPRRFYVKGNPYVSNVKKQDMDLECHGWKG; encoded by the coding sequence ATGCTAACAAAATATCAACAATTTTTTACTGGACGGCCCACAGTCGAAATTGCGAAGGATCTTTTAGGGAAACTAGTAAAATACCAAACTAAAAGTGGAATCATTGGTGGTTATATTGTTGAAACAGAAGCATATTTAGGAGAAAAAGATTCTGCATCGCATGCTTTTAACGGACGACGCACTGGCTACTCGGAATCTTTGTATGGGATGCCCGGGAATATCTACCTATACCAAATCCGTGGACATTATTGTTTTGATATTGTGGTTCAGGATGCAGAAGAACCTCAAGGAATTTTACTTCGCGGAATAGAACCGGCGCTAAACATCGATAAAATGATCGAAAATCGGCACATGTCAGGGGTAAATATTACTAACGGTCCCGGTAAATTAGTACAAGCTCTTGGAATTCATTCACGAGACTTAGACGGGCAGCCAATGGAAACAAGTCCACTAACGGTTGATTTACATAATTATAAAATTCCTGGAGAAATAGCTATTTCTGCGCGGATTGGAGTTAATTTAAAGGGAAAGGACGGGTTAAGTCCACGCCGCTTTTATGTAAAAGGCAATCCCTATGTATCAAACGTGAAAAAACAAGACATGGATCTGGAATGTCATGGCTGGAAGGGGTAA
- a CDS encoding NAD(P)H-dependent oxidoreductase: MKTLVIVAHPQLANSSTESFLKAAADNENNVMWHELKTPFDISQEQELLKSATRIIFQFPLYWYSAPAILKQWLDEVWNSQLTSSYLLKGRELGIVTTVAHSASAFQPGASQGYTIAEILRPYQALAHAMEMKYLPPLPIYQFAQQSEEERQLLFIHYQQYLTLDKFLHFSDQTQWFIDHLNVKIAQESDLLQQAKLEQLLALLQDQQEELDDLHTSIGWLREKEDD, encoded by the coding sequence ATGAAAACACTGGTGATAGTGGCGCACCCTCAACTTGCAAATTCATCGACTGAATCGTTTTTAAAGGCAGCCGCTGATAATGAAAATAACGTTATGTGGCATGAATTAAAAACACCTTTTGATATTTCTCAAGAGCAGGAATTACTTAAATCAGCAACCCGAATTATTTTTCAATTTCCGCTGTATTGGTATAGTGCGCCAGCAATCTTAAAGCAATGGCTTGATGAGGTATGGAATTCACAACTTACAAGTAGCTATTTGCTAAAAGGCCGTGAATTGGGGATTGTTACGACGGTTGCTCATTCTGCCTCTGCCTTTCAACCAGGCGCCAGTCAAGGATATACAATTGCTGAAATTTTACGACCATATCAGGCTTTAGCGCACGCAATGGAGATGAAGTATTTACCACCATTACCGATCTATCAATTTGCCCAACAGAGTGAAGAAGAGCGACAGTTATTATTTATCCACTATCAGCAATATTTGACCTTAGATAAATTCTTGCATTTTAGCGATCAGACGCAATGGTTTATTGACCACCTTAACGTTAAAATTGCTCAAGAGTCAGATCTTCTTCAACAAGCTAAATTAGAACAATTATTGGCACTTTTACAAGACCAACAAGAAGAGCTAGATGATTTACACACTTCTATCGGCTGGCTACGAGAAAAAGAGGATGACTAA
- a CDS encoding Lreu_0056 family protein, with the protein MLSLTMMVMVACGRTSSSTNGSTSSVTSSLSSTQQTRDDAALNAERLTPEQIAALVLYYRDAHMPGANDYDYSADMENNNQGATVKIYDKEAVPWGEGPSTKTYPKDAKVLYTIKLTSASDEDGDRLNSTYYTIVGNKVYYANSSNGIRKTGVTLAEMVTYAKTHGEVNRVLKVAKNTQIIDMRGKVTITDKDGLTTQQLGTLVALLKNPDWFKAGVQNGEMYYGTHYGYGEVADYQYVTTQGDPTSYIWFKRKGNDVTIKMIEPTENQSVAGAPMTTTHTTVTNLINNYYTSEDQQDEVNTYADQLKAEL; encoded by the coding sequence ATGCTTTCATTGACGATGATGGTCATGGTGGCTTGTGGAAGAACATCCTCAAGTACTAATGGATCAACAAGCAGTGTGACTAGTTCTTTATCGAGTACACAACAAACAAGGGATGATGCAGCACTAAACGCTGAACGATTAACGCCTGAGCAGATTGCTGCGCTTGTGTTGTATTATCGGGATGCGCATATGCCAGGAGCGAATGATTACGACTATTCTGCTGATATGGAAAATAACAATCAGGGAGCAACGGTTAAGATTTATGATAAAGAGGCAGTGCCTTGGGGAGAGGGACCTTCTACTAAGACTTATCCTAAGGACGCCAAAGTTTTATACACGATTAAATTAACTTCCGCAAGTGATGAAGATGGCGATCGTTTAAATTCAACCTACTATACAATCGTCGGGAATAAGGTTTACTATGCGAACAGTAGTAACGGTATTCGCAAAACAGGAGTAACACTCGCTGAAATGGTGACGTATGCCAAAACTCATGGGGAAGTTAACCGTGTTTTGAAAGTGGCAAAAAATACCCAAATTATTGATATGCGTGGTAAAGTTACAATTACGGATAAGGATGGATTAACTACTCAGCAGCTAGGAACATTAGTTGCATTGTTAAAGAACCCTGATTGGTTTAAGGCAGGAGTTCAAAATGGTGAAATGTATTATGGAACACATTATGGTTATGGTGAAGTTGCGGATTATCAATATGTAACAACACAAGGGGATCCGACTAGCTATATTTGGTTTAAACGTAAAGGCAATGATGTCACAATTAAAATGATTGAACCAACTGAAAATCAAAGTGTGGCAGGGGCACCAATGACTACTACGCATACCACTGTTACGAATTTGATAAATAATTACTACACAAGTGAAGACCAACAGGATGAGGTTAATACCTATGCGGACCAATTAAAAGCGGAACTGTAA
- a CDS encoding Rpn family recombination-promoting nuclease/putative transposase, with protein MNEFLRKKWEMAGLADDYIFNKVMLDYDICLEVLRRILPDLHIKKIKLPNNQQEFAVAPDAKAVRFDIYTTDEQGNHYDIEMQVADHHNIAKRIRYYQTASSMEAYDKGQPYEQADDSYVIFFCNFDPFQLGQQRYVLHKHIDEIPEQIIEDGQTDILFNVPSLRHDVDPKMQAFLDMIAQRKVEATDPLVVKLKERIAVVKRNRKWRSEYMRRSVYEMDQEMREKKIREGERKIRDGKRELLEGKRELQKGKRELQKGKREIKEGQDRLKEKEQLIQEREQKLHENQQTIIKTSILAMRELNIDETTIRKEIKEKFNLSDKKIKDYFAE; from the coding sequence ATGAATGAATTCTTGCGTAAAAAGTGGGAGATGGCAGGCTTAGCCGATGACTATATCTTCAATAAGGTGATGCTTGATTATGATATTTGTTTAGAAGTTTTACGTCGGATCTTACCGGACTTGCATATTAAAAAGATTAAGTTGCCTAATAATCAGCAAGAGTTTGCTGTCGCTCCTGATGCTAAGGCAGTGCGTTTTGACATCTATACGACCGACGAACAAGGTAACCATTATGATATTGAGATGCAAGTAGCTGACCACCACAATATCGCTAAACGAATTCGTTATTATCAAACTGCCAGCTCAATGGAGGCTTATGATAAAGGACAGCCATATGAACAAGCTGATGATTCCTATGTGATTTTCTTCTGCAATTTTGATCCATTCCAGCTTGGCCAGCAACGTTATGTATTACATAAGCATATTGATGAAATTCCCGAACAAATTATAGAAGACGGACAAACCGATATCTTATTTAACGTCCCTTCCTTGCGTCACGATGTTGATCCTAAGATGCAGGCGTTTTTAGATATGATTGCCCAACGAAAAGTTGAAGCAACCGATCCGCTTGTCGTAAAATTAAAGGAGAGAATAGCAGTTGTAAAGCGGAATCGGAAATGGAGGTCGGAATACATGCGACGTTCAGTATATGAAATGGATCAAGAAATGCGCGAGAAAAAGATTCGTGAGGGTGAACGTAAGATACGGGATGGCAAACGTGAACTTCTAGAAGGAAAACGAGAGCTTCAAAAGGGAAAACGAGAGCTCCAGAAAGGTAAACGTGAAATTAAAGAAGGTCAGGATCGACTTAAAGAAAAAGAACAGCTAATTCAAGAAAGAGAACAAAAACTACACGAAAATCAGCAGACAATAATTAAAACATCTATTTTGGCAATGAGAGAGCTGAATATTGATGAAACAACAATCAGAAAAGAAATAAAAGAAAAGTTTAACTTGTCAGACAAGAAAATTAAGGATTATTTTGCTGAATAA
- a CDS encoding DHHA1 domain-containing protein — MAQRLIKLFSHNDLDGFGAPLLLKTLQPVMFEDTEFDMTNCGAGRIDEELSRWMQTAEVGRFTDVYIMDMTPDSDYSFKLLNERFANHWLVFDHHESEAELRQKYAANSIVPADPTVNPSATSLVWDWLKQQSSFAKVDEQRQKDLAYLVELIRAYDTWDWQNDPEMNEQERIDADNLDQLFWFYPLQDSEEFVQNVFNTSWQQYQEENRLLIRTLNERRAKYLKSHLKDVLITDIDDHKFGVVYASDYKSEIAHELLVQHPEVDAALVVSPVSVSLRSNGKLDVAKFAEKYFNGGGHADAAGGRLTVNPIEVGEQAVIDDLKQTITNQQNEQKSNESTLADNLDPEVAAKMAALFGKK; from the coding sequence ATGGCACAACGGTTAATAAAATTATTTTCCCACAATGATTTAGATGGATTCGGGGCTCCATTATTATTAAAAACACTACAACCAGTAATGTTTGAAGACACAGAGTTTGATATGACAAACTGTGGCGCTGGACGAATCGATGAAGAATTAAGTCGATGGATGCAAACAGCAGAAGTAGGGCGATTTACAGATGTTTACATCATGGATATGACGCCAGATAGTGATTATTCATTTAAGTTATTGAATGAACGTTTCGCTAATCATTGGCTTGTCTTTGATCATCATGAAAGTGAAGCAGAACTACGACAAAAGTATGCGGCCAATAGTATCGTACCTGCTGATCCAACAGTTAACCCAAGTGCCACAAGCTTGGTATGGGATTGGTTAAAACAACAATCGTCTTTTGCGAAGGTTGATGAGCAACGGCAAAAAGATCTTGCTTATCTTGTGGAATTGATTCGGGCATATGATACTTGGGATTGGCAAAATGATCCAGAAATGAATGAGCAGGAACGAATTGATGCCGATAATCTTGATCAGCTCTTTTGGTTTTACCCCCTCCAAGATTCGGAAGAGTTTGTCCAAAATGTTTTTAATACCAGTTGGCAACAATATCAGGAAGAAAATCGGTTGTTGATTCGGACCCTAAACGAACGGCGGGCAAAGTACCTTAAGAGCCATTTGAAAGATGTTTTAATTACAGATATCGATGATCATAAGTTTGGGGTCGTATATGCAAGTGACTATAAATCTGAAATTGCCCACGAATTATTAGTGCAACATCCAGAAGTCGACGCGGCCTTGGTAGTCAGTCCGGTTAGCGTGTCGCTTCGAAGCAACGGAAAGTTAGATGTGGCTAAATTTGCTGAAAAATACTTTAATGGTGGCGGTCATGCTGATGCAGCAGGTGGCCGATTAACGGTTAATCCGATTGAAGTTGGTGAACAAGCAGTCATTGATGACCTTAAGCAGACGATCACCAATCAGCAAAATGAACAAAAATCAAATGAAAGTACGCTTGCCGATAATCTTGATCCCGAAGTAGCAGCAAAGATGGCAGCTTTGTTTGGGAAGAAGTAA
- a CDS encoding DUF2325 domain-containing protein, with the protein MEVYDYRQELIDLLNNTADDPQSLLQTQRSLTTILNILNHYQESKPVKQNAPRFVQRKVQSSNELPPQARKTLKSLLTGPANDEEKSTSITSSATSSSVEAPKEITEEERLAADNRYLVHRKLSGAEINHRYYPEVILHALPFPVEDGDIAQLDYEQKVRGLPVIRRITGDHLSDYTPEKVNVIEYGELKRVPGSDVLQLSKTIKGNSIVDEAPENTIVIDPFKYPGRDIKPGMVIDFAYYDRGNGLTDAKDGAIRWIHEKQDYDTTKQPAKPKVVKKPANPRHDYEKKLDYDLHQRKVLVITGIRSKVKGLKPVVDKHHGLFRGLDASAEEKVSSSKLKREIRDADFVIVCIDAIHHRISQLANHHAKRYEKPLAIANVTSNTAVERAIARALNGDPAYAESSEDLKNYK; encoded by the coding sequence ATGGAAGTTTATGATTATCGTCAAGAATTGATTGACCTCTTAAATAATACCGCTGATGATCCACAAAGCTTACTGCAGACACAGCGGAGTCTTACCACCATTCTTAATATTTTAAATCATTATCAGGAAAGCAAACCCGTTAAACAAAATGCACCTCGGTTTGTTCAACGCAAAGTTCAATCATCAAACGAGTTGCCTCCGCAAGCACGCAAAACATTGAAGTCACTGCTTACCGGTCCAGCTAATGATGAAGAAAAGTCAACATCAATAACAAGCTCCGCTACATCTTCTTCAGTTGAAGCACCAAAAGAAATCACCGAAGAAGAACGCCTAGCAGCCGACAACCGCTACTTAGTACACCGGAAATTAAGCGGTGCCGAGATTAATCACCGTTACTACCCGGAAGTAATTCTGCATGCATTACCATTTCCTGTTGAAGATGGGGACATTGCCCAACTCGATTATGAGCAAAAGGTCCGTGGCCTTCCAGTTATTCGGCGGATCACCGGTGACCATCTTAGCGATTACACTCCTGAAAAAGTCAATGTGATTGAATATGGTGAATTGAAACGCGTGCCCGGTTCTGATGTCCTTCAACTGAGTAAAACAATTAAGGGAAATTCAATCGTGGATGAAGCGCCAGAGAATACTATTGTAATTGATCCTTTTAAGTACCCGGGCCGCGATATTAAGCCTGGAATGGTTATTGATTTTGCCTACTATGATCGAGGAAATGGCCTAACTGATGCCAAAGATGGCGCCATTCGCTGGATTCATGAAAAGCAAGATTATGATACAACCAAGCAACCAGCTAAACCAAAAGTTGTTAAAAAGCCTGCTAATCCTCGTCATGATTATGAAAAGAAACTTGATTATGACCTTCACCAACGAAAGGTACTTGTTATTACCGGAATCCGCAGCAAGGTTAAAGGTCTTAAACCAGTCGTCGATAAACACCACGGTCTGTTCCGCGGATTAGACGCGTCTGCAGAAGAAAAAGTTTCCAGCAGTAAATTAAAACGTGAAATTCGGGATGCGGACTTTGTGATTGTCTGCATCGATGCAATTCACCATCGGATTAGTCAACTCGCCAATCATCACGCTAAACGTTATGAGAAGCCACTCGCCATTGCAAATGTTACTTCTAATACTGCTGTTGAGCGAGCCATTGCCCGGGCATTAAATGGTGATCCTGCATACGCCGAAAGCAGCGAAGATTTGAAAAATTATAAATAA